Genomic segment of Parageobacillus genomosp. 1:
CCGACGTCATAAAACCTTGTGTACGGAAACTGTTCCATTTTCTTCAAAATTTTAAATCCCGCATTCACTAATTCGTTAACAGCATAATTTAAATTCCAATGCGAGTAGCCGAAATCTTTGTCAGCTCCCAGCATATCATTTAATTCTAAATTGTCATACCCGCCTACCTGCTGAGTGATGAATTGGCCATTTGGTTTTAATATCCGATGCAGTTCCGCTGCTGAAAAAGATTCATGCTTGTTAATAATTAATTCAAATTGATTGTTTTCAAAAGGAAGAGCGTCGTCATCCTTCACTTCAACTACTGTCACTCCGATTGGCTCCAGCCTGCTTCTGGAAATGGAAATATTTTTTTCATATCCTTCTGTGGCATATGTGTTTAAAGGAAGCGGTTGCAGCATGGAAAGATACTCTCCGCCGCCTGTCCCCATATCAAGCAGTGAGTTTACACGTCTAATTTTAGGCAATATTTCGCTTGTATAACTCCATAGCAGCGGTTCACTGGCTACTCTTCCCGTCTCCGATATATACGAAAAATCCCATCCGGAAAACGGTTTTTCAGCTTCAAACATCAAAAAATTAAATAATTCATTTTCATTCATGTTTTAAAATCCCCCCTAGCTCTAATCTCTGTTGGCCTTTGCCTGAAGCGAGGATAAATGGAATAGCGGCGATTGAACCATTTCGTTCTGTTTTCACTTTGTTCATATGTTCATCTAGGTATTCAATTGTTCATCTAACATAAAATTTCAACGTATTTCTAAACCTAATTTAGTAGCACAAAATGAAAGGAATATTTGTTAAAAAATTTTGAAAATTACATATAACAAGTTTATCAAAATAAAAATTATGGTATAATGTGAAAAAATATCCAAAAAGGAGTGATGGGATGAAAAAAACGAGAATATCCATTTTATTTTTAATATTATCTCTGTTTTTTATTTCTCCTTTTACAACATTGGCAAAGGATAATCAAGATGTCTTAGGAGCACTCGATGAAAAGTTAAAGAAAGATTTTGCTGATTACAAAGGCCATTCAGTGGAATTAATTGATAGCCTAAAAACTTCTACTGAAGTAACTGAAGGAGATGCAAAAGAAACATTCGAGTAATATTGGCACAGGCGAAAAAAGTGGAAGTTAGGGATAGCATCTTTTATTTTGATGTAAAACAGATATATTATTATGATTTGGATCACAAAAAGCTGATTGATTCGGGGTCAGTAAGAAAAAACGAACAAATAAAAAAATTTGTTAATAAATACAAAAAAGAGGTTGGAAAACAGTTCAATGTTTTTTCGTTAACCATTTTTATGATAGCGCTTTTTACTACTATTACAGCTCCACCACTTTTAGGATTTTTATTCAAAAAGGATTCTTCGTCTTTATCGTATAGGTTACAATTCCAGTACACCAATAGTGAAGTAT
This window contains:
- a CDS encoding class I SAM-dependent methyltransferase, which translates into the protein MNENELFNFLMFEAEKPFSGWDFSYISETGRVASEPLLWSYTSEILPKIRRVNSLLDMGTGGGEYLSMLQPLPLNTYATEGYEKNISISRSRLEPIGVTVVEVKDDDALPFENNQFELIINKHESFSAAELHRILKPNGQFITQQVGGYDNLELNDMLGADKDFGYSHWNLNYAVNELVNAGFKILKKMEQFPYTRFYDVGAIVYYLKAIPWQIPDFTVEKYFDQLYQIHLEIQKKGFVQFKSHRFFIIAEKI